From Kingella potus, a single genomic window includes:
- a CDS encoding DMT family transporter — translation MHYLIISICCSVAVSVLLKTARRQKIDLGQAVAANYIAAVGLTVAVLQPDLSAWRQYLPTWWLFAALGVLLPSVFVVMGRAVDAAGIVKSDAAQRLSLFLPVLASFTLFGETLTQGRLIGLVLAFTALACLLWKHEGGKKSGLHSVWLLLAVWAGYGTIDILFKQLAKSGTAFSGNLLVAFALAAMLMFGMLFSRSTKWSARSIIGGLLLGVLNFGNILSYIRAHQALADSPTLVFAGMNIGVIVCGTLTGALLFKEKISTVNAAGIALAVCAVACLFYWPQLAALLRL, via the coding sequence ATGCACTATCTCATCATCAGCATCTGTTGCAGCGTTGCCGTATCGGTGCTGCTGAAAACCGCACGCAGACAGAAAATCGACCTCGGCCAGGCTGTTGCCGCCAACTACATCGCCGCCGTGGGACTGACCGTGGCCGTGCTGCAACCCGACCTTTCCGCATGGCGGCAGTATCTGCCGACCTGGTGGCTGTTTGCCGCGCTCGGCGTGCTGCTGCCCTCGGTGTTTGTCGTGATGGGACGGGCGGTGGACGCGGCCGGCATCGTCAAATCCGACGCGGCGCAGCGTCTGTCGCTGTTTCTGCCCGTACTCGCCTCGTTTACCCTGTTCGGCGAAACGCTGACACAGGGGCGGCTGATCGGGCTCGTCCTCGCCTTCACCGCCCTCGCCTGCCTGCTGTGGAAGCACGAAGGCGGCAAAAAAAGCGGCCTGCACAGCGTGTGGCTGCTCCTGGCCGTGTGGGCGGGCTACGGCACCATCGACATCCTCTTCAAACAGCTCGCCAAAAGCGGCACCGCATTTTCCGGCAACCTGCTGGTGGCTTTCGCCCTGGCCGCCATGCTGATGTTCGGTATGCTGTTTTCCCGCAGCACCAAATGGTCGGCACGCAGCATCATCGGCGGCCTGCTTTTGGGCGTACTGAATTTCGGCAACATCCTCTCGTATATCCGCGCCCATCAGGCTCTGGCCGACAGCCCGACGCTGGTGTTTGCCGGCATGAACATCGGCGTGATTGTCTGCGGCACGCTTACCGGCGCGCTGCTGTTTAAAGAGAAAATCTCCACCGTCAACGCCGCCGGCATCGCGCTGGCCGTCTGTGCCGTTGCCTGCCTGTTCTACTGGCCGCAGCTTGCCGCGCTGCTGCGCCTGTAA
- the rpsO gene encoding 30S ribosomal protein S15 encodes MLSVEQKAQIVKDFQRKEGDTGSSEVQVALLTFRINDLTPHFKTNPKDHHSRRGLLKMVSARRRLLAYLRRTKPETYRELITRLGLRK; translated from the coding sequence ATGTTATCTGTAGAACAAAAAGCGCAAATCGTTAAAGATTTCCAACGCAAAGAAGGCGATACCGGTTCGTCCGAAGTACAGGTTGCCCTGCTGACCTTCCGCATCAACGACCTTACCCCGCACTTCAAAACCAACCCGAAAGACCACCACAGCCGCCGCGGCCTGTTGAAAATGGTCAGCGCACGCCGCCGCCTGCTGGCCTACCTGCGCCGCACCAAGCCCGAAACCTACCGCGAGCTGATTACCCGTCTGGGTTTGCGCAAATAA